A single window of Candidatus Methylomirabilota bacterium DNA harbors:
- a CDS encoding glycosyltransferase family 4 protein has product MTIRQIVSCRGWSSDAYWAARVSVELQRAGHDVALVCKRRSESRVIRRARAAGVTRVETLELASGVKPIADSMDLRRMIRWLPETDVLHVHRGKEHWLAALANRLSGVRRPLVRTRHIVLPVRPHALNRWLYNQATDLVVTVTEAIRLQLVAAGLGPADRVVALPGGVDTDRFQADATRSATGGLRATLPDVSPDTPLVGLVSGLRVMKGHQTVIEAATRLAEAGHRFHLVLIGQGALQERVRDLVQAAGLPGYTSMLGFVDDLPAAMSTLDVGVYSALESDGMSRVLFEYLAAGVPVVATRVGVVPEILADDRTALLVPAGEPAAMAAAIGRLLRDRVLRRELGGAGAALVRARYSGQRLAERLTTLYRSLDRDRAASRS; this is encoded by the coding sequence GTGACTATCCGGCAGATCGTGTCGTGCCGGGGCTGGTCGTCGGACGCGTACTGGGCGGCCCGCGTGTCGGTGGAGCTGCAGCGGGCGGGTCACGACGTGGCGCTCGTCTGCAAGCGACGCAGCGAGTCGCGGGTGATCCGGCGGGCGCGCGCGGCCGGCGTGACGCGTGTCGAGACGCTGGAGCTGGCGAGCGGCGTGAAGCCGATCGCGGACTCGATGGATCTGCGGCGGATGATCCGGTGGCTGCCCGAGACGGACGTGCTCCACGTCCATCGCGGCAAGGAGCACTGGCTGGCCGCGCTGGCCAACCGGCTGTCCGGGGTGCGCCGGCCCCTCGTGCGCACCCGTCACATCGTGCTGCCGGTGCGGCCGCATGCGCTGAATCGCTGGCTCTACAACCAGGCCACCGACCTGGTGGTGACCGTGACCGAGGCCATCCGGCTCCAGCTGGTGGCGGCCGGGCTCGGTCCCGCGGATCGCGTCGTGGCGCTGCCCGGGGGAGTGGACACGGATCGGTTCCAGGCCGACGCGACGCGCTCGGCCACCGGCGGGCTTCGCGCCACGCTGCCCGACGTGTCGCCGGACACGCCGCTGGTCGGCCTCGTGTCGGGCCTTCGCGTGATGAAGGGGCACCAGACCGTGATCGAGGCGGCGACACGACTGGCCGAGGCCGGCCATCGGTTCCATCTGGTCCTGATCGGCCAGGGGGCGCTGCAGGAGCGGGTGCGCGACCTCGTGCAGGCCGCGGGTCTTCCCGGCTACACGTCGATGCTCGGCTTCGTGGACGATCTGCCCGCGGCGATGAGCACGCTCGACGTCGGCGTCTACTCGGCGCTCGAATCCGACGGCATGTCGCGCGTGCTGTTCGAGTATCTCGCGGCCGGGGTCCCGGTGGTGGCGACGCGGGTCGGGGTCGTGCCCGAGATTCTCGCCGACGATCGCACCGCGCTGCTCGTGCCCGCCGGTGAGCCCGCGGCGATGGCCGCGGCCATCGGCCGCCTGCTGCGGGACCGCGTGCTGCGGCGAGAGCTGGGCGGGGCCGGTGCCGCGCTGGTGCGGGCCCGCTATTCCGGCCAGCGGCTCGCCGAGCGGCTGACCACGCTCTACCGGTCGCTGGACCGGGACCGCGCGGCGAGCCGATCGTGA
- a CDS encoding glycosyltransferase: MKVSILCFDVSDNAVGRAWLLARLLEPIGAVEIVGPRFGASVWEPLAEERVSIRSVPGGRLPGFLTQLPALGRLADGDVLYASKPRLTSAGVGYLGRLARGRPLLLDIDDWETGFFLRGGFWGTVGRALNLSNPRGFTWTWLMERLRGIADGITVASRFLEQRFGGVLIPHVRDTDRWAPDRADPQPVRERLGAAKGPVVMFLGTPRTYKGVDDLAAAVSRLGRPHVTLALVGTDPGSETGRALLARHPAVRLIGHVPIGQVPSYLAAADVVVVPQRDSSDTRGQVPAKLFDAMALGRPVVSTRVSMIPEILDGCGLLVEPGDVGALGAAIGRLLDRPDEARALGAAARHRVVERYSFESARRALFPLVERVRARR, encoded by the coding sequence GTGAAGGTCTCGATCCTGTGCTTCGACGTGTCGGACAATGCGGTGGGGCGTGCGTGGCTCCTGGCGCGCCTGCTGGAGCCGATCGGCGCCGTGGAGATCGTGGGGCCGCGGTTCGGCGCGTCGGTGTGGGAGCCCCTGGCGGAGGAGCGCGTGTCCATCCGCTCGGTGCCCGGCGGCAGGCTGCCCGGGTTCCTGACGCAGCTGCCGGCGCTCGGGCGCCTGGCCGACGGTGACGTCCTCTACGCCTCCAAGCCGCGGCTGACCAGCGCGGGCGTGGGATATCTCGGCCGCCTCGCCCGCGGGCGGCCCCTGCTGCTCGACATCGACGACTGGGAGACGGGATTCTTCCTGCGCGGCGGCTTCTGGGGAACGGTCGGCCGCGCTCTGAATCTTTCGAATCCGCGGGGTTTTACGTGGACGTGGCTCATGGAGCGACTAAGGGGTATCGCTGATGGGATCACCGTGGCGTCGCGCTTCCTCGAGCAGCGCTTCGGCGGCGTGCTGATCCCCCACGTGCGTGATACCGACCGCTGGGCTCCTGACCGTGCCGACCCGCAGCCGGTCCGCGAGCGCCTTGGAGCCGCCAAGGGACCGGTGGTGATGTTCCTCGGCACGCCACGCACCTACAAGGGCGTCGACGACCTGGCCGCCGCGGTGAGCCGGCTGGGGCGCCCGCACGTCACGCTGGCGCTCGTCGGCACCGACCCCGGCTCCGAGACGGGACGGGCGCTCCTCGCGCGCCATCCCGCCGTGCGCCTGATCGGGCACGTGCCGATCGGCCAGGTCCCGTCCTACCTGGCCGCCGCCGACGTGGTGGTGGTGCCGCAGCGGGACAGCAGCGACACCCGCGGGCAGGTGCCCGCCAAGCTCTTCGATGCAATGGCCCTGGGCCGGCCGGTGGTCTCCACCCGTGTATCCATGATCCCCGAGATCCTGGACGGCTGCGGGCTGCTCGTCGAGCCCGGCGACGTCGGCGCGCTGGGCGCCGCGATCGGCCGGCTGCTGGATCGGCCGGACGAGGCGCGCGCGCTCGGCGCGGCGGCGCGACATCGCGTGGTCGAGCGCTACAGCTTCGAGTCGGCCCGCCGGGCCCTGTTCCCGCTGGTCGAGCGCGTGCGGGCGCGACGATGA
- a CDS encoding glycosyltransferase family 4 protein, producing the protein MATRPLTILHLVANRWWTGSAEPVIRLSTGLRARGHRVLLGLIAGDRFEQKAREAGFEPLGGLSLEVRGNPFLALADRRRVREIVRAHDVDVIHTHHSHDHWLGWLARGPAALVRTFHNRRAVRSGWPTTALYRRTDSLIAVSREIEESARHAGIPTDRLARVDGVVDLSRFGDGDGGAAIRKEFELGDAPVLGCVARLAARRGHEQLIRGFQQVLVDHPRARLLLVGKGEGRARLETLVTELGLGREVLFAGYRDADLPGVLAALDTFALMGAGSDESCRAALEAMAAARPVVGRRVGALPETVVHGVTGLLVDDDRPESVAAALRALLADPARAAAMGRAGLERARALYGPDAHAARVEEIYAAARRRRGPAGPGA; encoded by the coding sequence ATGGCGACGCGGCCGCTCACCATCCTCCACCTCGTGGCCAACCGCTGGTGGACGGGCAGCGCCGAGCCGGTCATTCGGCTCTCCACCGGCCTGCGCGCCCGCGGGCACCGCGTCCTGCTCGGGCTGATCGCGGGCGACCGCTTCGAGCAGAAGGCGCGCGAGGCGGGATTCGAGCCGCTGGGCGGCCTCTCCCTCGAGGTGCGCGGCAATCCGTTCCTCGCGCTGGCCGACCGCCGGCGCGTGCGTGAGATCGTGCGGGCCCACGACGTGGACGTGATCCACACTCACCACTCGCACGATCACTGGCTCGGCTGGCTCGCGCGCGGGCCGGCCGCGCTCGTCCGCACCTTCCACAATCGCCGCGCGGTGCGCAGCGGCTGGCCCACCACCGCGCTCTACCGGCGCACCGACTCCCTGATCGCGGTGAGCCGTGAGATCGAGGAGAGCGCTCGCCACGCGGGCATTCCGACCGACCGGCTCGCGCGGGTCGACGGCGTGGTGGACCTGTCCCGCTTCGGGGACGGCGACGGTGGCGCGGCGATTCGCAAGGAGTTCGAGCTGGGCGACGCGCCGGTGCTGGGCTGCGTGGCCCGTCTGGCCGCCCGGCGCGGTCATGAGCAGCTCATCCGCGGCTTCCAGCAGGTCCTCGTCGATCATCCGCGTGCCCGGCTCCTGCTGGTGGGCAAGGGCGAGGGCCGGGCGCGGCTCGAGACGCTGGTGACCGAGCTGGGCCTCGGCCGGGAGGTGCTCTTCGCCGGCTACCGCGACGCGGACCTGCCCGGCGTGCTCGCCGCCCTCGACACCTTCGCGCTCATGGGCGCGGGCTCCGACGAGTCCTGCCGGGCCGCGCTGGAAGCGATGGCCGCGGCCCGGCCCGTGGTGGGCCGACGCGTGGGCGCGCTGCCGGAGACGGTGGTGCACGGCGTGACCGGTCTCCTCGTAGACGACGACCGGCCCGAATCGGTGGCGGCCGCGCTGCGCGCGCTGCTGGCCGATCCGGCGCGCGCGGCCGCGATGGGCCGGGCCGGCCTGGAGCGGGCGCGGGCCCTCTACGGCCCCGACGCGCACGCCGCGCGCGTGGAGGAGATCTACGCGGCGGCGCGGCGGCGGCGGGGACCCGCCGGGCCGGGCGCGTGA
- a CDS encoding glycosyltransferase family 4 protein: MKVGLICRPFSFHGGVETATAGLVHGLVAAGHLVELISTSRQPDVPGIPVRRVPVIRHPSMLRLLSFALAARSAARRGGFDIVQSHERGFRQDVYRAGEGSHRAYLEAMGRSAGLDPYHRLVCALERRIFELRAARHVVAISARGKADIQERYDTDPDHLTVVYNGVDLERFHPANRMRHRARTRAALGITARAWMVLFVGSGFERKGLGPLIRAFATLADDDSRLVVTGKGNVPRYEALAARLGIDGQVTWTGPVPDVEKLYAAADVVALPALYEPFGNVHLEALASGVPVLSSAGAGGSEVIQQGENGWVVGEPDAAAIAEGLAALRETPAGGWAERVRPTVESFTYAAQAEGFTEIYRLLRG, translated from the coding sequence ATGAAGGTCGGGCTGATCTGCCGGCCGTTCTCCTTCCACGGCGGCGTCGAGACGGCCACCGCGGGACTGGTACACGGCCTCGTCGCGGCCGGACATCTGGTCGAATTGATCAGCACGTCGCGGCAGCCCGACGTCCCCGGCATCCCGGTGCGCCGGGTGCCGGTGATCCGCCACCCCTCCATGCTGCGGCTGCTGTCGTTCGCGCTGGCGGCCCGGAGCGCGGCGAGGCGGGGCGGCTTCGACATCGTGCAGAGCCACGAGCGCGGCTTCCGCCAGGACGTCTACCGGGCCGGCGAGGGCTCGCACCGCGCCTACCTCGAGGCGATGGGTCGGAGCGCCGGGCTCGATCCGTACCACCGGCTGGTCTGCGCTCTCGAGCGGCGGATCTTCGAGCTGCGCGCCGCGCGGCACGTCGTGGCCATCTCGGCGCGGGGCAAGGCCGACATCCAGGAGCGCTACGACACCGATCCGGACCATCTCACCGTCGTCTACAACGGCGTCGATCTGGAGCGCTTCCATCCCGCCAACCGGATGCGCCACCGCGCGCGCACCCGCGCCGCCCTCGGCATCACCGCGCGCGCGTGGATGGTGCTCTTCGTCGGATCCGGCTTCGAGCGCAAGGGCCTGGGGCCGCTCATCCGCGCCTTCGCCACCCTCGCCGACGACGACAGCCGCCTGGTCGTGACCGGCAAGGGGAACGTGCCGCGCTACGAGGCGCTCGCCGCCCGCCTCGGGATCGACGGCCAGGTGACCTGGACCGGGCCCGTCCCCGACGTGGAGAAGCTCTACGCGGCGGCCGACGTGGTGGCGCTGCCCGCGCTCTACGAGCCGTTCGGCAACGTGCACCTGGAAGCGCTGGCCTCGGGGGTGCCCGTGCTCAGCAGCGCGGGCGCGGGCGGCTCCGAGGTCATTCAGCAAGGAGAGAACGGGTGGGTGGTAGGCGAGCCCGATGCCGCGGCGATCGCCGAGGGGCTGGCTGCGCTGCGCGAGACGCCGGCCGGGGGGTGGGCCGAGCGGGTACGGCCGACGGTGGAGAGCTTCACCTATGCTGCCCAGGCCGAAGGCTTCACCGAGATCTACCGCCTCCTGCGCGGCTGA